A region from the Aegilops tauschii subsp. strangulata cultivar AL8/78 chromosome 5, Aet v6.0, whole genome shotgun sequence genome encodes:
- the LOC109732537 gene encoding dehydrin Rab15, whose translation MEFQGQHDNPANRVDEYGNPFPLAGGVGGAHAAPGTGGQFQARRGEHKTGGILHRSGSSSSSSSSEDDGMGGRRKKGMKEKIKEKLPGGNKDNQQHMATGTGTGGAYGPGTGTGGAYGQQGHAGMAGAGTGTGTGEKKGIMDKIKEKLPGQH comes from the exons ATGGAGTTCCAAGGGCAGCACGACAACCCCGCCAACCGCGTGGACGAGTACGGCAACCCGTTCCCGCTGGCCGGCGGCGTGGGGGGAGCGCACGCCGCTCCTGGCACCGGCGGGCAGTTCCAGGCCCGCAGGGGGGAGCACAAGACCGGTGGGATACTGCATCGCTCCGGCAGCTCCAGCTCAAGCTCG TCTTCCGAGGACGACGGCATgggcgggaggaggaagaagggcatgaaagagaagatcaaggagaagcTCCCCGGCGGCAACAAGGACAACCAGCAGCACATGGCGACTGGTACGGGGACTGGAGGAGCCTACGGGCCGGGGACTGGAACTGGTGGAGCCTACGGGCAGCAAGGCCACGCAGGGATGGCCGGCGCCGGCACTGGCACCGGCACCGGCGAGAAGAAGGGAATCATGGACAAGATCAAGGAGAAGCTGCCGGGACAGCACTGA